TCCTCTGCCATTTTCAGGAGTTCATCCACTTCAGCTTTGAGTTGTTTTTCCAGCTTACAGGCATATTCATAGCTGAGAGCTTTATGCTTGCTGGCATTGGCTTTCATTTTGGTTCCATCCAGGCTAATGGTTCCCATTTTCAGCCACTGGGCTTCTTTGGCAATCATTAAAATCCGGGTGAACAACGCACTGATCTCTTTGCGAAACCGTTTGCGGAAAGCGTTGATGCTATCGTGGTCTGGGTGCTCATTGGCGCAAATGAAACGAAAAGCGACGGAGTCGTAAGTAGCCTTCTCCAGCTTTCGACTGGAAAAGACACCAGTCGTATAGCCATAAAACAGCAGCGATATCATGAGAGATGGATGCCAGGCCTTGGAGCCCCTTCCACTATAGGCTTTGATGAACGGACCAAGATCAAGCTGCTCAATGATCTCTACGACAAAACGGGCAAGATGACGTTCCGGCAAGTAATCATTAACGCTGGCTGGAAACATGTCCGGCGTATTACGATCAACGG
Above is a window of Endozoicomonas montiporae CL-33 DNA encoding:
- a CDS encoding transposase, whose protein sequence is MNKWTFRTVDRNTPDMFPASVNDYLPERHLARFVVEIIEQLDLGPFIKAYSGRGSKAWHPSLMISLLFYGYTTGVFSSRKLEKATYDSVAFRFICANEHPDHDSINAFRKRFRKEISALFTRILMIAKEAQWLKMGTISLDGTKMKANASKHKALSYEYACKLEKQLKAEVDELLKMAEEADAKDLPEELSIPEELERREDRLAVIVRAKAEIERRAEERYQQELEEYKEKVARREAIRESGKKPRGKEPKAPEAGPKDKDQVNLTDPDSRIMPTSGGGFEQAYNVQAAVDVDSGLIVEKHVTQATNDKQQVEPASSE